A section of the Dromaius novaehollandiae isolate bDroNov1 chromosome 6, bDroNov1.hap1, whole genome shotgun sequence genome encodes:
- the AS3MT gene encoding arsenite methyltransferase isoform X3, translated as MAAPAGEQIHRAVQDYYGKELQRSEDLKTNACVTPAVCRVPKAARAALERIHEEVVARYYGCGLVLPERLESCCVLDLGSGSGRDCYLLSQLVGEKGHVTGIDMTAGQVEVAKKHIAYHMDKFGYRKPNVDFIQGYMEKLGDVGLADESYDIVISNCVINLSPDKRAVLREAYRVLKPGGEMYFSDVYASQRLSEAARAHRVLWGECLAGALCWRELYGIAQEVGFSPPRLVAASPIAIGHEELQSIVGDCRFVSATFRLFKVPAGGRAGPGRAVYNGGIAEHERELAFDANFTFKEGEAVDVDADTAAILRSSRFAEDFSIQASGVGADANAALPGCCRGRVKERICDPFQLLERPGAPAPACGPHGCC; from the exons A TGGCGGCCCCGGCTGGAGAGCAGATCCACCGAGCGGTGCAG GATTACTATGGCAAAGAGCTGCAGAGGTCGGAGGACCTGAAAACCAATGCTTGCGTCACGCCGGCCGTGTGCCGCGTCCCCAAGGCCGCGAGGGCCGCGCTGGAGCGCATCCACGAAGAGGTGGTGGCGAG GTATTACGGCTGCGGGCTGGTGCTTCCCGAGCGCCTGGAGTCCTGCTGCGTCCTGGAtctgggcagcggcagcggcagggacTGCTACCTGCTCAGTCAGCTCGTCGGGGAGAAGGGCCACGTCACCGGCATAGACATGACCGCAGGCCAG GTCGAGGTGGCGAAGAAGCACATCGCCTACCACATGGACAAATTTGGCTACAGAAAGCCGAACGTGGACTTCATCCAGGGCTACATGGAGAAGCTGGGTGATGTTGGCCTGGCCGATGAGAGCTACGATATTGTCAT CTCGAACTGCGTGATCAACCTCTCCCCGGACAAGAGAGCCGTCCTGCGGGAGGCCTATCGAGTGCTGAAG CCTGGGGGAGAGATGTACTTCAGCGACGTCTACGCCAGCCAGCGCCTGAGTGAGGCCGCCCGGGCGCacagggtgctgtggg GGGAGTGCCTGGCGGGAGCCCTGTGCTGGAGGGAGCTGTACGGCATCGCCCAGGAGGTGGGGTTCAGCCCCCCGCGCCTGGTCGCCGCCAGCCCCATTGCCATCGGCCACGAGGAGCTGCAGAGCATCGTCG GTGACTGCCGGTTCGTCTCTGCCACTTTCCGTCTCTTCAAGGtgccggcgggcggccgggccgggccgggccgggcggtcTACAATGGCGGCATCGCGGAGCATGAGCGGGAGCTGGCCTTCGATGCCAACTTCACCTTCAAG GAAGGAGAAGCCGTGGACGTGGACGCCGACACGGCCGCTATCTTGCGGAGCTCCAGGTTCGCCGAGGACTTCTCGATCCAAGCCAGTGGGGTGGGGGCGGACGCCAACGCTGCGCTGCCAGGCTGCTGCCGTGGGAGGGTGAAG GAGAGGATCTGCGACCCCTTCCAGCTGCTGGAGCGCCCGGGAGCCCCGGCGCCTGCCTGCGGCCCCCACGGGTGCTGCTGA
- the BORCS7 gene encoding BLOC-1-related complex subunit 7 — MAAAAAAGGAADAQARFGHSVKGLLTEKVTSCGTDVIALTKQVLKGSRSAELLGQAARNMVMQEDAILHSEDSLRKMAIITTHLQYQQEAIQKNVEQSSNLQDQLNHLLK, encoded by the exons atggcggcggcagcagcggcggggggcgcggcggatGCTCAGGCCCGCTTCGGCCACTCGGTGAAGGGGCTGCTGACCGAGAAGGTTACGAGCTGCGGCACCGACGTGATCGCCCTCACCAAGCAGGTGCTGAAAGGCTCCCGGAGCGCCGAG CTCCTGGGTCAAGCTGCTCGAAACATGGTGATGCAAGAAGATGCCATCCTGCATTCGGAAGAC AGTTTAAGGAAAATGGCCATAATAACCACTCATCTACAATACCA GCAGGAAGCAATTCAGAAGAA TGTTGAGCAGTCATCAAACCTACAGGACCAGCTGAATCACTTGCTAAAATGA
- the AS3MT gene encoding arsenite methyltransferase isoform X2 yields MAAPAGEQIHRAVQWLPPFPAQDYYGKELQRSEDLKTNACVTPAVCRVPKAARAALERIHEEVVARYYGCGLVLPERLESCCVLDLGSGSGRDCYLLSQLVGEKGHVTGIDMTAGQVEVAKKHIAYHMDKFGYRKPNVDFIQGYMEKLGDVGLADESYDIVISNCVINLSPDKRAVLREAYRVLKPGGEMYFSDVYASQRLSEAARAHRVLWGECLAGALCWRELYGIAQEVGFSPPRLVAASPIAIGHEELQSIVGDCRFVSATFRLFKVPAGGRAGPGRAVYNGGIAEHERELAFDANFTFKEGEAVDVDADTAAILRSSRFAEDFSIQASGVGADANAALPGCCRGRVKERICDPFQLLERPGAPAPACGPHGCC; encoded by the exons A TGGCGGCCCCGGCTGGAGAGCAGATCCACCGAGCGGTGCAG TGGCTTCCGCCCTTCCCGGCTCAGGATTACTATGGCAAAGAGCTGCAGAGGTCGGAGGACCTGAAAACCAATGCTTGCGTCACGCCGGCCGTGTGCCGCGTCCCCAAGGCCGCGAGGGCCGCGCTGGAGCGCATCCACGAAGAGGTGGTGGCGAG GTATTACGGCTGCGGGCTGGTGCTTCCCGAGCGCCTGGAGTCCTGCTGCGTCCTGGAtctgggcagcggcagcggcagggacTGCTACCTGCTCAGTCAGCTCGTCGGGGAGAAGGGCCACGTCACCGGCATAGACATGACCGCAGGCCAG GTCGAGGTGGCGAAGAAGCACATCGCCTACCACATGGACAAATTTGGCTACAGAAAGCCGAACGTGGACTTCATCCAGGGCTACATGGAGAAGCTGGGTGATGTTGGCCTGGCCGATGAGAGCTACGATATTGTCAT CTCGAACTGCGTGATCAACCTCTCCCCGGACAAGAGAGCCGTCCTGCGGGAGGCCTATCGAGTGCTGAAG CCTGGGGGAGAGATGTACTTCAGCGACGTCTACGCCAGCCAGCGCCTGAGTGAGGCCGCCCGGGCGCacagggtgctgtggg GGGAGTGCCTGGCGGGAGCCCTGTGCTGGAGGGAGCTGTACGGCATCGCCCAGGAGGTGGGGTTCAGCCCCCCGCGCCTGGTCGCCGCCAGCCCCATTGCCATCGGCCACGAGGAGCTGCAGAGCATCGTCG GTGACTGCCGGTTCGTCTCTGCCACTTTCCGTCTCTTCAAGGtgccggcgggcggccgggccgggccgggccgggcggtcTACAATGGCGGCATCGCGGAGCATGAGCGGGAGCTGGCCTTCGATGCCAACTTCACCTTCAAG GAAGGAGAAGCCGTGGACGTGGACGCCGACACGGCCGCTATCTTGCGGAGCTCCAGGTTCGCCGAGGACTTCTCGATCCAAGCCAGTGGGGTGGGGGCGGACGCCAACGCTGCGCTGCCAGGCTGCTGCCGTGGGAGGGTGAAG GAGAGGATCTGCGACCCCTTCCAGCTGCTGGAGCGCCCGGGAGCCCCGGCGCCTGCCTGCGGCCCCCACGGGTGCTGCTGA
- the AS3MT gene encoding arsenite methyltransferase isoform X1, whose protein sequence is MAAPAGEQIHRAVQWLPPFPAQDYYGKELQRSEDLKTNACVTPAVCRVPKAARAALERIHEEVVARYYGCGLVLPERLESCCVLDLGSGSGRDCYLLSQLVGEKGHVTGIDMTAGQVEVAKKHIAYHMDKFGYRKPNVDFIQGYMEKLGDVGLADESYDIVISNCVINLSPDKRAVLREAYRVLKPGGEMYFSDVYASQRLSEAARAHRVLWGECLAGALCWRELYGIAQEVGFSPPRLVAASPIAIGHEELQSIVGDCRFVSATFRLFKVPAGGRAGPGRAVYNGGIAEHERELAFDANFTFKEGEAVDVDADTAAILRSSRFAEDFSIQASGVGADANAALPGCCRGRVKVLLCPQERICDPFQLLERPGAPAPACGPHGCC, encoded by the exons A TGGCGGCCCCGGCTGGAGAGCAGATCCACCGAGCGGTGCAG TGGCTTCCGCCCTTCCCGGCTCAGGATTACTATGGCAAAGAGCTGCAGAGGTCGGAGGACCTGAAAACCAATGCTTGCGTCACGCCGGCCGTGTGCCGCGTCCCCAAGGCCGCGAGGGCCGCGCTGGAGCGCATCCACGAAGAGGTGGTGGCGAG GTATTACGGCTGCGGGCTGGTGCTTCCCGAGCGCCTGGAGTCCTGCTGCGTCCTGGAtctgggcagcggcagcggcagggacTGCTACCTGCTCAGTCAGCTCGTCGGGGAGAAGGGCCACGTCACCGGCATAGACATGACCGCAGGCCAG GTCGAGGTGGCGAAGAAGCACATCGCCTACCACATGGACAAATTTGGCTACAGAAAGCCGAACGTGGACTTCATCCAGGGCTACATGGAGAAGCTGGGTGATGTTGGCCTGGCCGATGAGAGCTACGATATTGTCAT CTCGAACTGCGTGATCAACCTCTCCCCGGACAAGAGAGCCGTCCTGCGGGAGGCCTATCGAGTGCTGAAG CCTGGGGGAGAGATGTACTTCAGCGACGTCTACGCCAGCCAGCGCCTGAGTGAGGCCGCCCGGGCGCacagggtgctgtggg GGGAGTGCCTGGCGGGAGCCCTGTGCTGGAGGGAGCTGTACGGCATCGCCCAGGAGGTGGGGTTCAGCCCCCCGCGCCTGGTCGCCGCCAGCCCCATTGCCATCGGCCACGAGGAGCTGCAGAGCATCGTCG GTGACTGCCGGTTCGTCTCTGCCACTTTCCGTCTCTTCAAGGtgccggcgggcggccgggccgggccgggccgggcggtcTACAATGGCGGCATCGCGGAGCATGAGCGGGAGCTGGCCTTCGATGCCAACTTCACCTTCAAG GAAGGAGAAGCCGTGGACGTGGACGCCGACACGGCCGCTATCTTGCGGAGCTCCAGGTTCGCCGAGGACTTCTCGATCCAAGCCAGTGGGGTGGGGGCGGACGCCAACGCTGCGCTGCCAGGCTGCTGCCGTGGGAGGGTGAAG gtccttctctgcccCCAGGAGAGGATCTGCGACCCCTTCCAGCTGCTGGAGCGCCCGGGAGCCCCGGCGCCTGCCTGCGGCCCCCACGGGTGCTGCTGA
- the LOC112989287 gene encoding steroid 17-alpha-hydroxylase/17,20 lyase: MLLLGALLLALALLSARRLAHHCAGPGLKRPRSLPALPLLGSLLQLAGHPQLHLHLWRLQGHYGSLYALWMGSHYVVVVNSYRHAKEVLLKKGKAFAGRPRTVTTDLLSRGGKDIAFASYGPLWKFQRKLVHAALSMFGEGSLALEKIICQEAASLCETLSTAQDMALDVAPELTRAVTNVVCSLCFNSSYRRGDPEFEAMLEYSQGIVDTVAKESLVDIFPWLQIFPNKDLALLKRCLKVRDQLLQQKFAEHKEAFCSDTVRDLMDALLQVRLSAENGSPPAPGLSLTDDHLLMTVGDIFGAGVETTTTVLKWAVLYLLHYPEVQRKIQEEMDQKIGLARHPHLSDRPLLPYLEATISEVLRIRPVSPLLIPHVSLADTSIGEYSIPKGARVIINLWSVHHDEKEWDKPEEFNPGRFLDEQGQHIHSPSPSYLPFGAGIRVCLGEVLAKMELFLFLAWVLQRFTLECPQGQPLPSLEGKFGVVLQVQKFRVKARLREAWRAAS, encoded by the exons atgctgctgctgggcgcgctgctgctggccctggcgCTGCTGTCCGCGCGGAGGCTGGCGCACCACTGCGCTGGGCCGGGGCTGAAGCGGCCCCGGagcctgccagccctgccgctcctggggagcctgctgcagctggccGGCCACCCCCAGCTCCACCTGCACCTCTGGCGCCTGCAGGGCCACTACGGCAGCCTCTACGCCCTCTGGATGGGCTCCCACTACGTTGTCGTGGTCAACAGCTACCGCCATGCCAAGGAGGTGCTGCTGAAGAAGGGCAAGGCCTTCGCCGGACGGCCCCGCACC GTGACCACGGACCTGCTGTCGCGGGGGGGCAAGGACATCGCCTTCGCCAGCTACGGCCCCCTATGGAAGTTCCAGCGCAAGCTGGTGCATGCTGCGCTCTCCATGTTCGGGGAGGGCTCGCTGGCCCTCGAGAAGATCA TCTGCCAGGAGGCTGCATCCCTGTGTGAGACGCTCAGCACTGCACAGGATATGGCCCTGGATGTGGCCCCAGAGCTCACACGGGCTGTCACCAACGTGGTCTGCTCACTCTGCTTCAACTCCTCATACCGGCGTGGGGACCCCGAGTTCGAGGCTATGCTGGAGTACAGCCAGGGCATTGTGGACACCGTGGCCAAGGAGAGTTTGGTGGACATCTTCCCCTGGCTCCAG ATCTTCCCCAACAAGGACTTGGCCTTGCTGAAGAGATGCCTCAAGGTCAGGGaccagctgctccagcagaagTTTGCCGAACACAAG GAAGCCTTCTGCAGTGACACCGTGAGGGACCTCATGGACGCCCTCCTGCAAGTGAGGCTCAGCGCTGAGAACGGCAGCCCCCCAGCGCCAGGGCTGTCGCTGACGGATGACCACCTGCTTATGACGGTGGGGGACATCTTCGGGGCCGGTGTGGAGACCACCACGACTGTACTCAAGTGGGCTGTGCTCTACTTGCTCCACTACCCTGAG GTCCAAAGAAAGATCCAGGAGGAGATGGACCAGAAAATAGGCCTGGCACGTCACCCCCACCTTAGCGACCGCCCGCTGCTGCCCTACCTGGAGGCCACCATCAGTGAAGTGCTGCGCATCCGGCCTGTGTCCCCCCTGCTCATTCCGCACGTGTCCCTTGCTGACACCAG CATCGGGGAATACTCCATCCCCAAAGGCGCCAGGGTCATCATCAACCTCTGGTCCGTGCACCATGACGAGAAGGAGTGGGACAAGCCCGAGGAGTTCAACCCCG GCCGCTTCCTGGACGAGCAGGGCCAGCACATCCATTCGCCCTCGCCCAGCTACCTGCCCTTCGGGGCCGGGATCCGCGTGTGCCTGGGCGAAGTCTTGGCCAAGATGgagctcttcctcttcctggcATGGGTGCTGCAGAGGTTCACGCTGGAGTGCCCCCAGGGCCAGCCCCTGCCCTCGCTGGAGGGCAAGTTTGGCGTCGTGCTGCAGGTGCAGAAGTTTCGGGTGAAGGCCAGGCTGCGGGAGGCCTGGCGGGCGGCCTCGTGA